TTTTTACATTTATTTCATAACTATCTGTTTTTTTTCTAACTATTTGTTTTGTCTTAGCATCAAAATATTTTAACTCTAAGCTTTTAAGTTTTATACTATTTTTAGGAATAATAGAAAAACTTTTTTCATACGTTCCATAGAGTTTATCATCTTTAATTTCAGTACTAATATCAGCTTTATTTTCAAAGATTTGAGCATCTTTTATATCTAATGTATAATCATTTATATCATCAATATTTCCATATCCACTAACTTTAATTTTATAAGATACTGCATCACCTTGATTTATTTGTGTTTTATCAAGAAAAGTTTCTATATCAAAATCTCCCATTAGATTAATGCCTTGAGGTAATGGCTTTACATCAATTTCTAAGTCATTTGAGTATATCTGTTTTGTTATATAGTTATTATTCATAAAAAAATTACTTGAATTAATATCAAGTAATTGCATAGTGATTTTAAAAGGTTCAATTCTTAATTTTCCACTTTTTTGAGCAAATAGTAAAAACTCTAACTCATTTACAACAAAACCACCTTCTTTATAGTGTTTTGAGTTATCTGTTTGCTTATACCAAAAGTCTTTAAAATTTGCATTTGATATATTTAAATCTTGCACATTTAAATCTTCTTTATATTTAAATTTTACTTTTAATTTAAACTCTTGTGCTACATAAACTGAACTTTTAGAACTACTAATTTCAAAATCAGCAAATTTAAAATCACTTTTTTCAATCTTTCTTGATTTTACTTCTAAACTTTTTGTTTTATACTTTTTTCCATCAATCTCAAATTCAAAACTTGGTAGTATAAACTCTTTATTAGGAAAAAACCTAAATCTTTTAATGATTTTCTTTTCTACTTTTGAATTAATTATACTTATTGAGTTTTGAGTAGAAATAGTATCTACCGATTCTTTATTGATATTTTCAATTTTTGGGAAAGTTATATCTTTACCTGTTGCAATAATTGAAAATGTATAAGCTTCACCTTTTATAAAAAAAGATTTTGCATCAAGTTTTACATTAGCATAAGCAAAATTAAAAAAAAGTACTAAAGCTATTATAAATTTAAATATTTTCATCTTTAAAACTCTACTGTTCCCTCAATGGCAAAATTTGCTTGTGAATCAAGTTCAGCATGTGATAAGACTGCAACTTGAAGTCCAAATTTTTCATATATTTCAGATACCCTTTTTCTTAAAAGTGGATCAACAACCATTGCAACTTTACCAAATCCTCTTGATTCAACTTGCTCTATTGTCTCTTTTGTTTTTGTAACTAAATTATTTATTTCTGAAATAGAAAGCATAAGTTGAGAAACTCCATGTTGCTCTTGAAGCTTTCCTATAAATTGTTGTTCAAGCTCTGGCTTTATAGTTATAATATGAAGTGTTCCATCATTGTCTTTAAATCTTTGTGTTATAAGTCTATAAAGCTTACTTCTTACATGTTCAAGTAACACGTCAGGTGCTTTTGTAAACTCTGCAATATCTGCAATTGCTTCAACTATTGTTAACATATCAACAATAGGAATTTTTTCATGTAGTAAGTCTTTACACACTTTTAACAACGAACCATAAGATGTTACTTTCATCGCTTCTTCTACAACAATTGGGAAATCTTTTTTTAAGCCTTCAATAATATCCACAATATCTTGTCTTGTAATAATATCTTCTGAATGATTTTTAATTGTTTCTGAAATATGAGTTGAAATAATTGTTGGAGCATCTACAACAGTAAAACCTTTCATCAATGCTTCTTCTTTTAGTTCAGGTGAAATCCATGTTGCATCTAAATTAAATACAGGTTCTTTTACATGTAAACCTTTTAATTTTTCATTGCCAATTCCACCCATAGCAAGAAGCTTCTCTGTTTCAACTCGCCCTTTTACTATTGGAATTCTTTTTAAATATAATTGATACTCATTTTGCGATAAATTTGCATCATCAGAGATTCTAATTTGAGGAATAATAAAACCTAAATCAGCAGCAATTGTTTTTCTAATTCCTTTAATTTTATCAAGTAACTCTGAATCACCTTGAACCAATTGTAAAAGTCTAAAACCAAGTTTTAGTTCTAGTACTTCCATTTTCATAATAGTTTCAATTGCTTGAGCTTCATCAGGTCCTTTTTGTTTTTTCATCTCTTTTAATTCTTCAACACTTTTTGATGTTTTAGCATCACCTTTTTTAGGTGCATCTGGTTTAAAAAACCTTGTAATTGAGTTATCTTGTTGTTCTTCTACCATAAAAATAGTATAACTAGTACCCATCATTAAAAGTCCCATAATAGACAATATTCCAGTTGGAAATCCTGGTATAAATCCAAAAAGAATCATTCCTATACCAACAAGCATTAAGGCTTTACTATCTTTTACTAATTGTAAAATTGATTGATTTGCAAATCTATCCTCATCCATATTTGAACGAGTAATAATAATAGCTGTTGCAGTTGATAAAATAAGAGCAGGAAGTTGCGCTACTAAACCATCTCCAATAGTTAAAATAGTGTAAATCTCTCCACTTTGAGAAACAGTCATATCATGTTGAAATAGTCCTATTAAAAGTCCACCAATTAAGTTTACTAAAGTAATAATAATACCAGCAACAGCATCACCTTTAACAAACTTTGATGAACCATCCATAGCTCCATAAAAGTTAGCATCAGAGATCAACTCTTTTCTTCTTATTTGTGCTTCTTTATCATCAATAAACCCAGCATTTAAATCAGCATCAATTGCCATTTGTTTACCAGGCATTGAATCAAGTGTAAATCTCGCAGTAACCTCAGCAACTCTGGTAGCACCTTTTGTTACAACCATAAAGTTAATTAATACAAGAATAATAAAAATGATAATACCAATTACCATATTACCACCAACAACAAAATCACCAAAGGCGGAGATTATTGAACTTACGGCTTCTGGACCGTTATGTCCTTCACTTAAAATTGATCTTGTAGTTGCAATATTTAAAGACAATCGAAAAAGTGCAAGTATTAAAATAATTGTGGGAAATGTAGTAAGATCAGATGGTCTTTGAATATATAATGAAATCAATAATATAAGTAAAGACAAAGATAAAGATACTACCAAGAAGAAATCTAAAACTCCTTTTGATAAAGGAACAATAATAATCATAAGTATAGCAACAAAAAGTGCTACTACAAATAAATCTTTTGACAGTATCTTTCTTATATTCATTTAAA
The window above is part of the Malaciobacter marinus genome. Proteins encoded here:
- a CDS encoding BatD family protein translates to MKIFKFIIALVLFFNFAYANVKLDAKSFFIKGEAYTFSIIATGKDITFPKIENINKESVDTISTQNSISIINSKVEKKIIKRFRFFPNKEFILPSFEFEIDGKKYKTKSLEVKSRKIEKSDFKFADFEISSSKSSVYVAQEFKLKVKFKYKEDLNVQDLNISNANFKDFWYKQTDNSKHYKEGGFVVNELEFLLFAQKSGKLRIEPFKITMQLLDINSSNFFMNNNYITKQIYSNDLEIDVKPLPQGINLMGDFDIETFLDKTQINQGDAVSYKIKVSGYGNIDDINDYTLDIKDAQIFENKADISTEIKDDKLYGTYEKSFSIIPKNSIKLKSLELKYFDAKTKQIVRKKTDSYEINVKKTKEKKSELITPKKENVIVKEVVKTSIKDRIVFFILGFILALLIVYLYKYAITKRLKKQKESTLLVKIKTSKTSDELIKVLAFMIKKDESLDELIFKLQKIEDNEEFKILKKDIYSLVKQIEKGKK
- the flhA gene encoding flagellar biosynthesis protein FlhA, with protein sequence MNIRKILSKDLFVVALFVAILMIIIVPLSKGVLDFFLVVSLSLSLLILLISLYIQRPSDLTTFPTIILILALFRLSLNIATTRSILSEGHNGPEAVSSIISAFGDFVVGGNMVIGIIIFIILVLINFMVVTKGATRVAEVTARFTLDSMPGKQMAIDADLNAGFIDDKEAQIRRKELISDANFYGAMDGSSKFVKGDAVAGIIITLVNLIGGLLIGLFQHDMTVSQSGEIYTILTIGDGLVAQLPALILSTATAIIITRSNMDEDRFANQSILQLVKDSKALMLVGIGMILFGFIPGFPTGILSIMGLLMMGTSYTIFMVEEQQDNSITRFFKPDAPKKGDAKTSKSVEELKEMKKQKGPDEAQAIETIMKMEVLELKLGFRLLQLVQGDSELLDKIKGIRKTIAADLGFIIPQIRISDDANLSQNEYQLYLKRIPIVKGRVETEKLLAMGGIGNEKLKGLHVKEPVFNLDATWISPELKEEALMKGFTVVDAPTIISTHISETIKNHSEDIITRQDIVDIIEGLKKDFPIVVEEAMKVTSYGSLLKVCKDLLHEKIPIVDMLTIVEAIADIAEFTKAPDVLLEHVRSKLYRLITQRFKDNDGTLHIITIKPELEQQFIGKLQEQHGVSQLMLSISEINNLVTKTKETIEQVESRGFGKVAMVVDPLLRKRVSEIYEKFGLQVAVLSHAELDSQANFAIEGTVEF